DNA sequence from the Sinorhizobium alkalisoli genome:
CTTCGGCACGCCTTCGAAGAAGGCGGACATGAGCAACAACGCCAGCGGGACGGCAGCCGAGGTGTGGGCGAGAACCAGACCCGGAATCGTATCGAGCAGTCCCAGAGACTTTAGTAGCTGAAACAGTGGCACACCGAGGGACACCGACGGCACCATGCGCGTGACCAGCGCAAACAGCAGGAACAGGGTGGTGATCCTACGCCGGTACTGCGTTGCGACGTAGGCTGCGGGGACTGCCACCGCCAGCGACAGTACGGTTGTGAGCACCGCCACCGTGAGCGAGCTTGCGAACGCCTTCGGCAGAGCCGACGATTGCAGCACTTCGCGAAAGTTTTCGAGCGAGACCACGGCAGGCAGGAAGCTCGGCGGAATCTGCTGGACATCCGCCGCCGGCTTGATCGAGGTCATGAGCAGGTAGACGTATGGCAGCGCATAGGACAGAACGAGCACGAGGGCTGCCGCGTTGACCAGGATGCCATTGATATTGAAGCGGCGTGCCCTACGCATGAGCCGGCCTCCATATCTTCCAATATGCGGCTGCAGCGAGAAGCATCATGACGATCAGGAACAGGGCCGCGGATGCCGATGCCTCGCCAAGATCGCCGAACCGAACCATGCGCTGATAGATGTTCATCGAGAACACCTCCGATGCGTGATTGGGGCCCCCTTGCGTCTGTATCCAGATGAGGTCGAAGGTCTTGGCCGCATCTACAGCGCGGACGATGACAATGACGGCGATAACCGGACGCATCAGAGGCAAGGTGACGTGCCAAAACCGATTGAACGCATTCGCGCCATCGATCCGGGCAGCTTCGAGCAAGTCTTTCGGAATGTTCGTCAATCCGGCGTAGGACACGAGCGCGACAAAGGAGGTCGTCAGCCAGATATCGGCGAAGGAAACGGAATAGATGACGATGTCCTCGTCGGACAGCCAGGCAATCGCATCGGGGTCTGTGATAATGCCAAGATGAACGAGCCCATAATTGAGAATGCCAATGTTGCCGACGAGCAGGAAGCGCCACAGCAGGCCGGCGACGATCGGCGGCACCATCAGCGGCAGGGTGAAGACCGTGCGATGCCAGCGCGATCGGCCAGGAAGTGCCGAAAACAAGAGAGCGGCGCAAAACCCGAAGGCAAACTCGAAGAACAGGGCAAAGACCGAATATTGAATCGTTCTCAATGCGCTTTCGGCGACGCGCTTGGAGGTTAGCGCGTCGATATAGTTCTTGAGCCCGACCCACTCCCTTATGTGGGGGGTGATGGTGTCGACCTTGAAAAAGGAATCAAACACCAGGAGCCCCACCGGGTATGCGACCAGCAACCCCAGGATGGCGAACGCCGGCGCAAGCATGCAGAGCACAAATCGGTCTTCACCCGACATGGCTGTCTCCGAAAGCTGATGATAGGCGGAGGATTTTCTCCTCCGCCGGCGATGCGGATATAGAGTTAGTTGAGGATGTCCTCGATCGTTTCCTTGGCATCCGTCAGCACCTCGCCGACATCCGCCTTACAGGTCAGGGCCTGTTGCACGGCGGGAAGGACAGCTTCATCGACGATTTCCTGATATTTTTCGTTCATCGGCCGCCCTTGGGTCGCCGGCGCACTCAACGTCTCGAGCAGCGGCGTGAAATGCTCATATCCCGGCTTGCCGGAATAGCTGCGATAGGCGGAGTTCGTCGCGGCGAGGCCGAGTGGCGCTTCGATGCCCAATGCATTGTTGGCGATCGCAAAGGCTATGAATTTCTTGGCTGCGTCCTTGTGCTGCGACGTCGAAGGAACAACATTGTACCAGGGCCCCGGAATGGCGGCGATTCCGGCATCGCCCGCCAGCATCGGTGCAACGCTGACCTTGCCGCTGACCTTGGAATCCGCAGGCGTCATCTTGTAGGCGTGGGCCCAGAATTTCATCATGGCTGTCTTGCCCTGATAGAACAGGTTCTGAGCCTCTCCCCAACCGATCTCATTCACATTCGCCGGCACCGATTGATCGGTGCAGCGCGGGGCGATGTAGAATTCGAGCGCCTTCTTGTGCGCTTCGTTGTCGATGATGACTTTGCCATCCTTGTCGAGGATCACACCGGGTGAACCCGCCTGAAGCACATGCGCCATCCACTCTTCGGAAAAGGTGCCGATGGTGTCAGTGCCCCAGAAGTCGGTTTTGCCGTCGCCGTCCGTGTCGCGGGTGAAGAACTTTGCCATGTCGCGCCATTGTTGCCAGGTCTTCGGCGGAGCAAGGGGATAGCCATACTTGTCCTGGAACGCCTTCTGCTCCTCCGGTTTTTCAAAGAGGTCCTTGCGAAAAAAAACGATCTCCGCATTCGCCCACGCGGGCATTCCGATCATTTTGCCTCCAACCTCGGCGTCGGCGAGCAAAGCTGGTGGCAGATCCTTGCGAACCGCGTCGGTGAAAAGGGGTGAGAGATCCTCGACATGGCCCGCGAATTTGGCATTCCAGACAACATCGATCGTAACAACATCGAACGCCGATGAACCGGAGGCGATCTCGGCCGAGAACTTGTCAAATACGCCCTGGTAGGGGACGACCGTGAACTTCACCTCAATGCCGGTCTCGGCGGTGAACTTATCGGCTACGGCCTTCTGCAGCATCTCGCCGCCGCCTTCGACCAGGATATTGATGGTTTCGGCATTCGCCGGCGCCGCCATGAAGATGAGCGCAAGCGCGCTGGCTGAAAGCAAATTCTTCATAGAGATCCTCCTCTCTTTCAGTGAGGCTCTCACTCCAGCCTCCGATGAAGGCCACCATAATCGGCGCATGACGACGTTGTCAACGCCGATTGTCGACGTTGTCATGAAAGTTGTCGACGTTGTCATTCCCTTGGTGTAAAACTGCTTTCGGATAGAAGGATTCCCATATGGTCAGCATCGTCAGTGTCGCTAAAGCGGCAGGGGTCTCGAACAAGACCGTGTCCCGTGTAATCAACGGCGAACCGCATGTGACCGAGGACACGCGAGAAAGAGTGGAAAAGGCCATTCGGGATCTCGGCTACATTCCCAACATGGCCGCGCGCCAAATACGCTCAAGCCGCTCCAACACGTTCGGGATCATCACGGACTATGTTTCCACGACGCCCTATTCGGTGGATATCGTGCGCGGGATCCAGGATTGGGCCAATACGCATGGAAAAAGCATCCTGATGGCAAACTCCGGCGGGTTACCGGGAAGGGAGGCGGAAATCTGGAAGATGTTCCAGTCCCACCGTATCGACGGGGTGCTTTATGTGACGATGTACCATCGCGTCGTGGATCCCGAGGCCGGCGATGTGAGCATACCGACAGTAATGATCAACTGCCGGCCGCAGACGAGCGAACTCTTGCCATCCATCGAGCCTGACGACTTCCAGGGCGCCCGGGACCTCACCCGATATTTGCTTGAACGGGGACATCGAAGGATAGGCTACATCAGGCTCAACCCGATTCTGCTCGGCGCAGAACTGCGCCTCGATGCCTTCCGCCGCACTGCAAAGGAATTCGGCCTTGCGGAGAGCGACCTCTCCATTCGTCTTGGAATGGAAGGTCCGGTCGGAGCGGAGGAAAATTACGTGTTTGCGGCAGCCTCCGAAATACTGCAGCAAAAGGATCGTCCGACCGCGATCATGAGCGGCAATGATGAAATGGCGATCCAGATCTATATTGCAGCTTTGACGTTGGGACTGAGAATCCCGCAAGACGTCAGCATTGTTGGCTTTGACGATTTCAGAACGGTATCGTTGTCGCTGAAGCCCGAACTGACCACCGCGGCATTGCCGTACTATGATCTCGGTTTCCAGGGTGCCGATTGGTTGAACAACGTCATTTCTGAAGAAAAGGTGCGCGCGAGTCGTCGTGTCATCTCGTGCAAACTTGTCGAGCGTACATCTGTGTGTGCTCTGTAAAACTGATGGAGCGATGCCGCCCGCGATCAATCCAGACGACTAGATTCGGGTCTTCCTCAATCTGCGTAGTGATGAGAGTTGTTGAGTGGCAGCAAGCGTGCTCCGTGGAGCTCCGGGCCTGCTCTGCCATTCACGTTTGATCGTCTTCAGGCGGATCATCTGGCCTTCTGCCTGGCCGTTGCTCCAGGGGAGTTCGATGGCGTTGCGGACGGCGCCGATGTCACGGCGCAGGACCCGCGCGAACCGGACGATCGGCGTGAGCCCGGAGCTGACGGCATCCTCGATCCAAGCGTCTAACTAACCCGTTCCATGCCCCTCCCACGGCAGCCTCGCCCCCCGATCCGGGGGGCTTTTTCGTAGGCAGGGTCCGCGCGTGGCCGCCTCTCTCAACGGATAGGCCGGACCTATCGAAACGATGCCCGAACAGCATTTCAAAGAGCGCGAGCCGTCTGCGAAGCTTGTCTGCATCAGGCCGATACCCGGTCTGAACAATGTCAGATCCAGGAGATGTTTCATGATCAACAATCGCACGCTCATCGGCTCGGCGCTTGCGGCCATCGCATCGCTGTCGGCCTCCACGGTATCCGCCGGGCCGGCTGCCCAGCCCGAGTTCTCGTTCGAGAAATGTTACGGCGTCGTCAAGGCCGGGCAGAACGATTGCCAGACCGCAACCCATTCCTGTGCGGGCACCTCGACGATGGACGATCAGGCCGATGCCTGGATCTACCTGCCGGCCGGCACCTGCTCAAAGATCGCCGGCGGCAACAACGCGCCGAAGGCCTGACGGCCGGCGTCTTCAGCAAGACTCTAGAAGGGAGTAGACCGATGCCCAAGACGTTTCCAACCCACCCGGTGCCGTGCGCTGCGGGCATCGGCCTCCGTTCCATTCACATCGCAGAAGTGCTCGCCCGCAGACCGTCTGCGGGGTGGCTCGAGGTGCATGCCGAAAACTACATGGGTCAGTCGGCGGCCGTCGACGCGCTGGAAAAGCTGCGGGAGGTCTATCCGCTATCGGTGCACGGCGTCGGCCTGTCGCTCGGAAGTGCATCAGGGCTTGACCTGGACCATCTCGAGCGGCTGCGGCTTGTCTGTCAGCGCTTCCAGCCCGCGCTCGTCTCCGAGCACCTCGCCTGGAGCGTCGCCGACGGCGCTTATCTCAACGATCTCCTGCCGCTTCGCTATGACGAGGAGGCCCTTTCCGTCGTCTCTCGCAACATCGGGCTGCTGCAGGAAACGCTGAAATGGCGGGTCTATATCGAAAATCTGTCCGCCTATCTCTCCTTTGAAGGCTCCATCATGAGCGAGGCCGAGTTCCTGGCCGAGCTCGTCCGCCGCACGGGCTGCGGATTGCTGCTCGATGTCAACAATGTCTATGTCTCGGCGAACAATCTCGACTTCGATGCTGCGGCATTTATCGATGCTCTGCCGGCCGATGCGGTCGGTGAGATTCATCTCGCCGGCCATGCGGTGAACGAGGCCGATGGCGACGTCATTCTCATCGACGATCACGGCTCGCGCGTACCACCCGCCGTCTGGTCGCTCTATGCCCATGCCATCCGCAGGATCGGGCCCCGGCCGACGCTGATCGAATGGGATACGGACGTGCCGCCGCTCGACGTGCTGCTCGGCGAAGCCATGTGGGCGGACATGCTTGCGCGCAGCATCGCCTTCGACGCCCGCCCGGAGGAGCGAAAAGCCGCGCCCGACAGCCGTTTCGCAGCGATGACGCTGCCTCGCCGCGACGACGCGACAGGCATCCGCTTTCCGGCACTTGCCGCGATCGCAGCCCTGCAGGCGGCCTGCCGCGGCTGCGGCGCTGAGGAATGCAGGAGGGCTCGCCATGTCCTCCATTGAGACGATGCAGAGCATTGTCGCGCGCGCGGTGCTCGCGGCCGAACCCGCCGATGTGCTTCCGCTGCTCGCGCCGGGACGTTTCGATCCCGCAAGGCGACTCGCCATCTATCGCAACAATACGCGCGCTTCGTTGATCGCAACTCTGAAGGTCGTGTTTCCAGTGACGGTGCGGCTCATCGATGAACGCTGCTTCAATTACGTCGCGGGTCGCTTCATCCGAAGCAACCCGCCGAGGGAACCGCGGCTATCGCGTTACGGGGCAGATTTTCCGGCCTTTCTCGCTGGTTTCGAGGCAACCGCCGGCATGCCCTTTGTCGCCGAGACCGCGCGGCTGGAGTGGTTGATCGCCGAGGCGCTCGACGCACCGCTCCAGCGGCCATGCCGGCTGATCGAGCTCTATGACGGGCTTTCGAACAGCTCGATCGGGTTGACCCTGCAGCCGTCGCTGCGGCTTCTCCTGTGCCGCTGGCCGGCCTTGAACATATGGGCTTCGCACCAGCCTGGCGCGGATGTCGACCGGCTCGGTGAACTCCAGCGCAAAGCGGAGCGGATCGCGCTCTGGCGACACGGCGAAACCATCCGCTTCATGCGGCTCGACCCCGCGAATTTCGCTTTCTGGCGCGCGCTGGTGCGCGGGCTTGGACTGGAGGCCGCGGTCTCTCGCGCCTGCCGCCATGCGCCGTCCTTCGAAATCGCCCGCGCGCTGACGGGTCTCTTCGTCGGCGAGCTCGTCACCGCCGTCAACCATCATCTGAAGGCATTTTCCAAAGAGGAGGAGAGAGTGTCATGACTACAATGCGCATCACCGGGGCCGGTGGCTCCAGATCCATCGTCAAGCTCCACAACCTTTTTGCGGAGCGGGCGACCGCCCTCCCACTGTCGATTGTTCAGCTGGCCGCCCGCATCGCCGTCGCCGAGGTGTTCTGGCAATCCGCCCAGACGAAACTCGCCTCCTGGCCGGTAACGCTTCAGCTCTTCGCCTTCGAATATCGCGTGCCGCTGATCGATCCCGGTCTTGCGGCGGTCCTTGCGACGGCGGCGGAACTGTCGGGAGCCGTGATGGTGGCGCTCGGCGTGCTCTCGCGGCTGGCGGCTCTGATGCTGCTCGGCGTCGTAGCCACAATCCAGATCTTCGTCTATCCCGGCCATTGGGCCGAGCATCTGATGTGGGCGAGCCTTCTCCTGCTCATTCTGTCGCGTGGGGCCGGGTTCCTCTCCGTCGACCACCTCGTCGCCCGCCGTATTCGTGCCGGGAGATGAGGCGATGGACGCGAAGCGAGATCAACGTGGCGACCCGGAGCGTCGACCGCATGTAGTCATTCTCGGAGCCGGCTTTGGCGGCTTGAACGCGGCGATGTCGCTTCGCCGCGCGCCGGTCGATATCACAGTCGTCGACCGGCGCAACTATCATCTCTTCCAGCCCCTGCTCTACCAGGTGGCGACCGCCGGGCTTTCGCCGGCACAGATCGCCATGCCGATCCGCCGGATACTGTCGCAGCACTCGAACGCGACGGTGCTGATGGACAGGGTCGAGTCGGTGGACACGGCGGCAAGATGCGTCGTAACCGGCGCTCGGCGCATAGCCTATGATTATCTGATCGTCGCGACTGGAGCCCGCCACACCTATTTCGGCAACGATGCCTGGGCCGAGCATGCGCCGGGCCTCAAGACGATTGCCGACGCCACGGCGATCCGAGGACGCATTCTCGCCGCCTTCGAGATGGCGGAGGTGACTGACGACGTCGCCCTACGTAAGCGCTTGCTGACCTTCGTCGTCGTTGGTGGCGGGCCGACGGGCGTTGAGCTTGCCGGAGCGATCGCCGAGCTGGCTCGCAACACGGTCGTGCGCGACTTCCGGCGCATCGATTCCTCGACGGCCCGTGTCGTGCTGGTGGAAGCGGGGCCGCTGATTCTCCCAACCATGCCGTCATGTCTCTCGAAAAAGGCCCAGAGACAACTCGAAAAGCTTGGCGTCGAGGTCGTATGCGGCAATGCCGTCGCCGACTGCGACGAAAGCGGCGTGCGGCTCGCGAATGGAACGGAGATCGGTTCTGCTTGCGTGGTCTGGGCGGCCGGCGTCATGGCCTCGCTCGCCGCCAAGTGGATCCGCGCGCCCGCCGACCGGGCCGGGCGGGTTCTGGTCAACGCGCGCCTCAACCCGCCGGGGCACGGGGAGATTTTCGTGATCGGCGACACGGCTTCGGTGGTCGATGGGGCCGGGCGGCCGGTACCGGGCGTGGCGCCGGCGGCCAAGCAGATGGGTCGTTACGCGGCCCGGGCCATTTTCGACGACATGGCAGGACGGCAATCGGCGCCCTTCCGTTATCGCGACTACGGCAATCTGGCGACGATAGGCCGCAAGGCAGCGGTCGCGGATTTCGGCAGGGCTCGGCTCTCGGGCTATCCGGCGTGGCTCGTCTGGAATTTCGCCCATCTCTGGTTCCTCGTCGGATTCCGCAATCGCCTCGTTGTCTTTCTCGACTGGGCGGTTGCCTATTTCCGCAACGATCGCGCCGCGCGGCTGATCACCGGGCAACATGAGGCCTAGCGATGTATCGCCCGAAGCTGGCCCAAGTCGTCGCCGTTCTCCTGTTGCTGGCAGTGCTGTCCACTGCGGCGATGATTCATCTCATTTGGCAGCGCGCGGCCGGCGAGAGCATCGAAGAGATCGTCGCGAGCCTTGATACCCAGACGGCGGGCTCCGTCAGGAACGACCTGTCGCAGACGCTGGCGCTTGTTTCGAGCTCGGCGGAAATCGTCCGTACCATCCTCTTCCAGGGAGCGATCAGCCCCGAGGATGAGGTCAAGCGCGAGTTCCTCTTCCTGTCGCTGCTGCGTGAGCAGCCGGCGATCGCCTGGATCGGCTTCGGATTTCCCGACGGGCGCTTCTTCGGTTCGCACGCGACAGCTGACGGGCGGATCGAGATGGTGGAGATCGGCGCTGCGCAACCCGGTGAACACCGCCCGCTGCGGCGCGACCTCTACCGACCGATCCCGGGTGACATCTTTTTCGAAGAGCGCATCAAGGCGGAGAGCGCCTATGTGGCGCTCGGTGCACCCTGGTTTCGGTTGGGCAAGGAAAGCGCAGGATCCGTCTGGACGGTCACCAATGTGCTGCCGAACGGTTTCGAGCCGGCAATCGTGCTGTCGAAGCGCGTCGAGAGCTTCGGAACGTTCACCGGTGTGGTGATGGCGGCCGTCAGCCTCCGCCGTCTGTCCGAGGCGCTGCAGGCGCTCGACATTCCCGCTGAAAGCAAAGCCTTCGTGCTGGACGAGCGCGGACGGGTACTTGCGACCTCGCAGCCGTCGGACGGGGTGATGGCGGCGCATTTTTCAGATTTCCCCGCATCCGATGCCATTGCCAGAGCTGCGGCGGAGGCAGTGACGGCGAACGGCGGTGACGCGTTTCGCGTCCTGGCGCCAAGCGTTGCCCTGGGACCTGTCTTCATATCGTCGTCAAGGCTGCCATTTGAAAACTGGCGGCTGATCATTGCCACGCCCCGCTCGACCTTCGCCGGCGGCATCGACAAGAATATCCGGCGCATTGCCATCGTCGTGCTTGCCATCGCGGTGCTTGCGGCAGTGACGGCCGTAGTGGTTGCCAATTTCCTCTTCGCGCAGCCGCTCGCGCGGCTGGCAGTGCAATTGCGCGCGATCGAGCGCTTCGCGCTAGGGAGCGTTTGCCATCATCCGACCTTTCTCTCCGAGCTCAACGACTTGTCCCAGGCTTTGAAGCGCATGTCGGTCGGACTTTCCGCTTTCGCCCGCTATATGCCGCTCGACGTCGTGCGGCCGCTGGTAGAAGGCAGCATCGAGCCGAAGCCCGGCGGTGAGCTCTGTGAGGTGACGGTGATGTTCGCCGACCTGCCCGGTTTCACCGAACTGACCGAAAGGCTTGGACCGGACGTCGAGCCGCATCTGACGCGCTTCCTGACGATTGCGGTGGCAGCGATCCATGCCGAGGGCGGCACTGTCGACAAGTTTATCGGAGATGCCGTCATGGCGATCTGGAACGCGCCGGGAAGGCAGGCGGATCATGCCGCCCGCGCTTGCCGCACGGCGATCGCAATCCGGAACGCGATGCACGAGGAGCCGACGGCGGCAGTCGGCGAAAGTGCGATCCGCGTGCGCATAGGCATCAACAGCGGCACGGCGCTGATCGGCAATATCGGCTCCGCGGAACGGCTCAGCTACACTGCTATCGGCGATACGGTCAATCTCGCCAGCCGGCTCGTGAATGTGGCCAAGGAGCGCGGCGTCGAGATCGTGCTCAGCGACGCGACCGCGCGGGAACTCGGCGCAGAGCCGATGACGAGGCCGCTCGGGCTTGTGACGGTGCGCGGCAAGGCCAGGCCCGTCGGCGTGCATACGATCGACCAGCCAAAAGCTCGGTCTACGGGAGGAAGCGATGGAGATGGCGATCACGACGGTGGCGATGCTCGCGTGCCTGCAGCTCAAGCATTTCCTTGCTGACTATGTGCTGCAGCCGCTCTGGATCCTGCGCGGCAAGGGCGATTTCCGCAGGATCGGCGGTTATGTTCATGCGGGCGGGCACGCGGTCGGGACCGTGCCGGCATTGATGTTCGCCGGCACCGGCCCGACGCGCATCGCGCTTCTCGTGCTCGCTGAATTCGTTCTTCACTATCTCATCGACTATGGAAAGGCGCTTTTGTCGCGGCGTTGTCGCGCCGACGCGACAACGCGTGCCTACTGGGCCATGCATGGCGCCGATCAATTGATGCACCAGCTGACCTATGCGGCACTGATCCTGGCTGCGCTGGCATAGTATTTCAGAATGGTTCCGGCCGCGAGACGATGAACAGGCCTGCCGCGATCATCATCATCGCAACAATGGCTGCCGCCGGCACGGACGGCTCCACCCGGAGCCAGAAGATGAGGAAACCCACGGCCATGAGCGCAATTGCAAGGAACTTGGCGCCCCGCGATATGGCGCCGGACTCGCGCCAATCCCTGAGCGGACGCCCGAACATCGGGTGATCGAACAGCCATTGTTCGAGACGCGGCGAGGAGCGGGAGAACAGCCAAGCCGCTAATAGCAGAAAGGGCGTGGTCGGCAAGAGCGGAAGAAAGATGCCGGCGATACCAAGGCCGACCATCGCCCAGCCGAGGCCGAGAAGAATGAGGCGCATGGGTAGGTTCATCTGCCTTTCCTTGGGTGAGAACCAATGAAGTTGCGTCAGGCTCCCCCCTGAAGGTCCGCTCGAGCTGGACGGAGTGCCACCCCTTATCACGGAGGCGAGATCCTGGTCGAGATAGTGACCGCGGGCGCGGAAACAAGAGCATTGCCCGCGTGACACTCAGCCCTTCAGGATATGCCTGAGCGTCACGGCATCTTCGAGAAACGCTGTCGGGTCGTCATTCGCAACGAATTCCAGCATCGCAAAGCGTCGGCCGTTCCAGCGCGAGGCGGGCATGGCGGCGAGAGTTGTCCGGCCGATGCCAGCGGGAAGCGGTTGCGATCGCGGTCCCAGGCGAAAACATGCACGTGGGAAACATGCGGACCGATTTCGCCGATCTCGGCGAGCGCTTCTTCAAGCGGAAGCCTGGGCCGCGGCTGCCAATAGAGATAGACGTTTTCATGGGCGATCGCCTCGATCAGGCGGCGCGCCGATTGCGTGGTGTCGGTTAAGGACTGCGGATGATATTCGAGCGACACGCCTATCCTGTGTCGGGCCGCCTCGGCGCGCATCTTGCGGATCGCGTCTGCCGTCGCGCGCCGTTCGGCGGCACTGTAGTCCTCTGAATCGCGCCCGCGGGTACCGGACCAGATACGGATATTGGTGGCGCCAATCGCAATCCCGCTCTGCAGGGCTTTTGAAAAGCCCCGGCATGTCGTCTGTCGGCGGGGCGACATAGGATCC
Encoded proteins:
- a CDS encoding carbohydrate ABC transporter permease; the encoded protein is MRRARRFNINGILVNAAALVLVLSYALPYVYLLMTSIKPAADVQQIPPSFLPAVVSLENFREVLQSSALPKAFASSLTVAVLTTVLSLAVAVPAAYVATQYRRRITTLFLLFALVTRMVPSVSLGVPLFQLLKSLGLLDTIPGLVLAHTSAAVPLALLLMSAFFEGVPKELEEAARMDGCTRFQAFRKIVLPVMIGGIAVTALFTFITSWNEFLYALLLTSEATKTAPIVIAEYNSVYGLAWGAMTAAAVLYSLPVIVVTLALQKQIVGGLTFGAVKG
- a CDS encoding carbohydrate ABC transporter permease, whose amino-acid sequence is MSGEDRFVLCMLAPAFAILGLLVAYPVGLLVFDSFFKVDTITPHIREWVGLKNYIDALTSKRVAESALRTIQYSVFALFFEFAFGFCAALLFSALPGRSRWHRTVFTLPLMVPPIVAGLLWRFLLVGNIGILNYGLVHLGIITDPDAIAWLSDEDIVIYSVSFADIWLTTSFVALVSYAGLTNIPKDLLEAARIDGANAFNRFWHVTLPLMRPVIAVIVIVRAVDAAKTFDLIWIQTQGGPNHASEVFSMNIYQRMVRFGDLGEASASAALFLIVMMLLAAAAYWKIWRPAHA
- a CDS encoding ABC transporter substrate-binding protein; its protein translation is MKNLLSASALALIFMAAPANAETINILVEGGGEMLQKAVADKFTAETGIEVKFTVVPYQGVFDKFSAEIASGSSAFDVVTIDVVWNAKFAGHVEDLSPLFTDAVRKDLPPALLADAEVGGKMIGMPAWANAEIVFFRKDLFEKPEEQKAFQDKYGYPLAPPKTWQQWRDMAKFFTRDTDGDGKTDFWGTDTIGTFSEEWMAHVLQAGSPGVILDKDGKVIIDNEAHKKALEFYIAPRCTDQSVPANVNEIGWGEAQNLFYQGKTAMMKFWAHAYKMTPADSKVSGKVSVAPMLAGDAGIAAIPGPWYNVVPSTSQHKDAAKKFIAFAIANNALGIEAPLGLAATNSAYRSYSGKPGYEHFTPLLETLSAPATQGRPMNEKYQEIVDEAVLPAVQQALTCKADVGEVLTDAKETIEDILN
- a CDS encoding LacI family DNA-binding transcriptional regulator, which produces MVSIVSVAKAAGVSNKTVSRVINGEPHVTEDTRERVEKAIRDLGYIPNMAARQIRSSRSNTFGIITDYVSTTPYSVDIVRGIQDWANTHGKSILMANSGGLPGREAEIWKMFQSHRIDGVLYVTMYHRVVDPEAGDVSIPTVMINCRPQTSELLPSIEPDDFQGARDLTRYLLERGHRRIGYIRLNPILLGAELRLDAFRRTAKEFGLAESDLSIRLGMEGPVGAEENYVFAAASEILQQKDRPTAIMSGNDEMAIQIYIAALTLGLRIPQDVSIVGFDDFRTVSLSLKPELTTAALPYYDLGFQGADWLNNVISEEKVRASRRVISCKLVERTSVCAL
- a CDS encoding BufA1 family periplasmic bufferin-type metallophore; its protein translation is MINNRTLIGSALAAIASLSASTVSAGPAAQPEFSFEKCYGVVKAGQNDCQTATHSCAGTSTMDDQADAWIYLPAGTCSKIAGGNNAPKA
- a CDS encoding DUF692 domain-containing protein, with protein sequence MPKTFPTHPVPCAAGIGLRSIHIAEVLARRPSAGWLEVHAENYMGQSAAVDALEKLREVYPLSVHGVGLSLGSASGLDLDHLERLRLVCQRFQPALVSEHLAWSVADGAYLNDLLPLRYDEEALSVVSRNIGLLQETLKWRVYIENLSAYLSFEGSIMSEAEFLAELVRRTGCGLLLDVNNVYVSANNLDFDAAAFIDALPADAVGEIHLAGHAVNEADGDVILIDDHGSRVPPAVWSLYAHAIRRIGPRPTLIEWDTDVPPLDVLLGEAMWADMLARSIAFDARPEERKAAPDSRFAAMTLPRRDDATGIRFPALAAIAALQAACRGCGAEECRRARHVLH
- a CDS encoding HvfC/BufC family peptide modification chaperone yields the protein MSSIETMQSIVARAVLAAEPADVLPLLAPGRFDPARRLAIYRNNTRASLIATLKVVFPVTVRLIDERCFNYVAGRFIRSNPPREPRLSRYGADFPAFLAGFEATAGMPFVAETARLEWLIAEALDAPLQRPCRLIELYDGLSNSSIGLTLQPSLRLLLCRWPALNIWASHQPGADVDRLGELQRKAERIALWRHGETIRFMRLDPANFAFWRALVRGLGLEAAVSRACRHAPSFEIARALTGLFVGELVTAVNHHLKAFSKEEERVS
- a CDS encoding DoxX family protein; the encoded protein is MTTMRITGAGGSRSIVKLHNLFAERATALPLSIVQLAARIAVAEVFWQSAQTKLASWPVTLQLFAFEYRVPLIDPGLAAVLATAAELSGAVMVALGVLSRLAALMLLGVVATIQIFVYPGHWAEHLMWASLLLLILSRGAGFLSVDHLVARRIRAGR
- a CDS encoding NAD(P)/FAD-dependent oxidoreductase, which gives rise to MDAKRDQRGDPERRPHVVILGAGFGGLNAAMSLRRAPVDITVVDRRNYHLFQPLLYQVATAGLSPAQIAMPIRRILSQHSNATVLMDRVESVDTAARCVVTGARRIAYDYLIVATGARHTYFGNDAWAEHAPGLKTIADATAIRGRILAAFEMAEVTDDVALRKRLLTFVVVGGGPTGVELAGAIAELARNTVVRDFRRIDSSTARVVLVEAGPLILPTMPSCLSKKAQRQLEKLGVEVVCGNAVADCDESGVRLANGTEIGSACVVWAAGVMASLAAKWIRAPADRAGRVLVNARLNPPGHGEIFVIGDTASVVDGAGRPVPGVAPAAKQMGRYAARAIFDDMAGRQSAPFRYRDYGNLATIGRKAAVADFGRARLSGYPAWLVWNFAHLWFLVGFRNRLVVFLDWAVAYFRNDRAARLITGQHEA
- a CDS encoding adenylate/guanylate cyclase domain-containing protein; the encoded protein is MYRPKLAQVVAVLLLLAVLSTAAMIHLIWQRAAGESIEEIVASLDTQTAGSVRNDLSQTLALVSSSAEIVRTILFQGAISPEDEVKREFLFLSLLREQPAIAWIGFGFPDGRFFGSHATADGRIEMVEIGAAQPGEHRPLRRDLYRPIPGDIFFEERIKAESAYVALGAPWFRLGKESAGSVWTVTNVLPNGFEPAIVLSKRVESFGTFTGVVMAAVSLRRLSEALQALDIPAESKAFVLDERGRVLATSQPSDGVMAAHFSDFPASDAIARAAAEAVTANGGDAFRVLAPSVALGPVFISSSRLPFENWRLIIATPRSTFAGGIDKNIRRIAIVVLAIAVLAAVTAVVVANFLFAQPLARLAVQLRAIERFALGSVCHHPTFLSELNDLSQALKRMSVGLSAFARYMPLDVVRPLVEGSIEPKPGGELCEVTVMFADLPGFTELTERLGPDVEPHLTRFLTIAVAAIHAEGGTVDKFIGDAVMAIWNAPGRQADHAARACRTAIAIRNAMHEEPTAAVGESAIRVRIGINSGTALIGNIGSAERLSYTAIGDTVNLASRLVNVAKERGVEIVLSDATARELGAEPMTRPLGLVTVRGKARPVGVHTIDQPKARSTGGSDGDGDHDGGDARVPAAQAFPC
- a CDS encoding DUF3307 domain-containing protein, producing MEMAITTVAMLACLQLKHFLADYVLQPLWILRGKGDFRRIGGYVHAGGHAVGTVPALMFAGTGPTRIALLVLAEFVLHYLIDYGKALLSRRCRADATTRAYWAMHGADQLMHQLTYAALILAALA
- a CDS encoding YbaN family protein, whose protein sequence is MNLPMRLILLGLGWAMVGLGIAGIFLPLLPTTPFLLLAAWLFSRSSPRLEQWLFDHPMFGRPLRDWRESGAISRGAKFLAIALMAVGFLIFWLRVEPSVPAAAIVAMMMIAAGLFIVSRPEPF